One Mesorhizobium sp. J428 DNA segment encodes these proteins:
- a CDS encoding TRAP transporter large permease, with translation MIPFLGIFATFLVLGIPISLALGTGGLLYLYLTGNGALVMALPQRMLQGVDQFVLLTIPLFLLAGSLMNSGGLSGRMIGFANALVGHFKGGLSLVTVLASTLFAGISGSAIAQASAIGSFMIPAMAKQGIPKAYGAALVAMSSVIDPLIPPSITMIVFGVLSGASIGQMFIAGVVPGLILGVSLLAYAWWKAVRNDYPSMPRVPWNERWKALWAAIPALMLPVIIVGGVKTGVFTVTESAAVAVAYSLAVGLFNRELTFDKVWQSLISTAIATSGLLFILAMASIVAFALTIEQVPTTFANQLLSISDNKLVILLMINIMLLILGKFLEPISVMIVTMPILLKVAEVIDMNLVQFGVMVTLNVVIGMVTPPVGVCLFVVCAISGQSLGAVSKEVIPMFFICIGLLALIALVPAVTLWLPNFMTPAP, from the coding sequence ATGATCCCGTTCCTCGGAATCTTCGCCACCTTCCTCGTTCTCGGCATCCCGATCTCGCTGGCGCTCGGCACCGGCGGCCTGCTCTATCTCTATCTGACCGGCAATGGTGCGCTGGTCATGGCGCTGCCTCAGCGCATGCTGCAGGGCGTCGATCAGTTCGTGCTGCTGACGATCCCGCTGTTCCTGCTGGCCGGGAGCCTGATGAACTCGGGCGGTCTGTCTGGCCGCATGATCGGCTTCGCCAACGCGCTGGTCGGGCACTTCAAGGGCGGTCTCTCGCTGGTGACCGTCCTGGCCTCCACCTTGTTCGCCGGCATTTCCGGCAGCGCGATCGCGCAGGCGTCCGCGATCGGCTCGTTCATGATCCCGGCCATGGCCAAGCAGGGCATTCCGAAGGCCTATGGCGCAGCACTCGTGGCGATGAGCTCCGTGATCGATCCGCTCATTCCGCCGTCGATCACCATGATCGTGTTTGGCGTGCTCTCCGGCGCATCGATCGGCCAAATGTTCATCGCCGGCGTGGTGCCGGGCCTGATCCTCGGCGTGTCGCTGCTCGCCTATGCTTGGTGGAAGGCCGTGCGCAACGACTATCCCAGCATGCCGCGCGTGCCGTGGAACGAGCGCTGGAAGGCCCTGTGGGCGGCGATCCCGGCGCTCATGCTGCCCGTCATCATCGTCGGCGGCGTCAAGACCGGCGTCTTCACCGTCACGGAATCGGCCGCGGTCGCTGTCGCCTATTCGCTTGCGGTCGGCCTGTTCAACCGCGAACTGACCTTCGACAAGGTCTGGCAGTCGCTGATCTCGACCGCGATCGCCACCTCCGGCCTGCTGTTCATCCTGGCCATGGCCTCGATCGTCGCCTTCGCGCTGACCATCGAGCAGGTGCCGACCACGTTCGCCAACCAGCTGCTCTCGATCAGCGACAACAAGCTGGTGATCCTGCTGATGATCAACATCATGCTGCTGATCCTCGGCAAGTTCCTGGAGCCGATCTCGGTGATGATCGTCACCATGCCGATTCTGCTCAAGGTGGCCGAGGTGATCGACATGAACCTCGTCCAGTTCGGCGTCATGGTCACGCTGAACGTCGTGATCGGCATGGTCACGCCGCCCGTCGGGGTCTGCCTGTTCGTCGTCTGCGCCATCTCGGGCCAGTCGCTCGGAGCTGTCAGCAAGGAGGTCATACCGATGTTCTTCATCTGCATCGGTCTGCTCGCACTCATCGCGCTGGTGCCTGCCGTGACGCTCTGGCTGCCCAATTTCATGACCCCGGCGCCCTGA